A window from Pseudomonas moraviensis encodes these proteins:
- a CDS encoding CpsD/CapB family tyrosine-protein kinase — protein MDGSTNKSLSIASPSESNLTSTVLDLDLRILFLTAANPGAGTTTSALALASQLAQMSSGQVLLVDASQSADNLTQQMNLGKERGLRDLLFNPDNPPLLQDCVVQVSSLPFHVLPNGRPIRTLEHLTAERLSPLLDQLGSQYRFVVIDGDAVYSAADTLVISTQVDGVVFVVRAEDTRWEVAQAAVQRLTQAGANVVGSVFNRRKYYMPKWLYKNL, from the coding sequence ATGGACGGTTCAACCAATAAAAGCCTGAGCATCGCCAGCCCCAGCGAATCGAATCTGACGTCGACCGTGCTGGATCTCGATCTGCGGATCCTGTTCCTGACCGCCGCCAATCCCGGCGCCGGCACCACCACCAGCGCGCTGGCACTGGCCAGTCAACTGGCGCAGATGAGCAGCGGCCAGGTGCTGCTGGTGGACGCCAGCCAGTCGGCGGACAACCTCACCCAGCAGATGAACCTCGGCAAGGAGCGCGGCCTGCGCGACCTGCTGTTCAACCCGGACAACCCGCCGTTGTTGCAGGACTGCGTGGTGCAGGTGTCGAGCCTGCCCTTCCATGTGCTGCCCAACGGCCGGCCGATCCGCACGCTGGAGCATCTGACTGCCGAGCGCCTGAGCCCGTTGCTCGACCAGTTGGGCAGCCAGTACCGCTTCGTGGTGATCGATGGCGACGCGGTGTACTCCGCCGCCGACACCCTGGTCATCAGCACTCAGGTCGACGGCGTGGTGTTTGTCGTCCGCGCCGAAGACACCCGCTGGGAAGTCGCCCAGGCCGCTGTGCAACGCCTGACTCAGGCCGGAGCGAACGTGGTCGGCAGCGTGTTCAACCGGCGCAAGTACTACATGCCCAAATGGCTTTACAAAAACCTGTAA
- a CDS encoding polysaccharide biosynthesis/export family protein — protein sequence MNARMLVLLLLPLAGCSSTSDTQNMPVNILTASPANAQATDMPKIEQTLRPQDVLDVIFHISTSGSDAYRVQSGDQIGLNFTAASQLNGNQLVLPDGTIELPGANTSVKIAGLTSEEARQEIQRVYQRKQLFQPNRNQLTVQIISPLSNEQNLKSALNHPATGMSREITVGTDGYASFPEIGAVPLQGMTVNQLETFLNKKYAQLPGRMTVDVLLKSTAGNEIYVLGEVAQPGSYPIRRPVSVLEALTLARGTNVKARLDSVVIMRRNGNQVKAVRYDVEKALSGDAPQIAYLQPDDMLYVPKTKLASAGELARQLADVVLFQGVGFSFGYRVDNKDSDN from the coding sequence ATGAACGCCAGAATGCTTGTCCTGCTGTTGCTGCCGCTTGCGGGCTGCTCCAGCACTTCCGACACCCAGAACATGCCGGTGAATATTCTCACCGCCTCCCCGGCCAACGCCCAGGCGACCGATATGCCGAAGATCGAGCAGACCCTGCGCCCGCAGGATGTGCTGGACGTGATCTTCCATATCAGTACCAGCGGCTCGGACGCTTACCGCGTGCAATCGGGCGACCAGATCGGTCTGAACTTCACCGCCGCCAGCCAGCTCAACGGCAATCAACTGGTGCTGCCCGACGGCACCATCGAGCTGCCGGGCGCCAACACCTCGGTGAAAATCGCCGGATTGACCAGCGAAGAAGCGCGCCAGGAAATCCAGCGCGTCTATCAGCGCAAACAACTCTTCCAGCCCAACCGCAACCAGCTCACCGTGCAGATCATCAGCCCTCTGAGCAATGAGCAGAACCTGAAAAGCGCGTTGAACCACCCGGCCACCGGCATGAGCCGCGAGATCACCGTCGGCACTGACGGCTACGCGAGTTTTCCGGAAATCGGCGCCGTGCCGCTGCAAGGCATGACCGTCAATCAACTGGAAACTTTCCTCAACAAAAAGTACGCGCAACTGCCGGGCCGGATGACTGTGGACGTGCTGCTCAAGTCCACCGCCGGCAACGAGATCTACGTGCTGGGTGAAGTCGCACAACCGGGCTCGTATCCGATCCGCCGGCCGGTGTCGGTGCTCGAGGCGCTGACCCTGGCGCGCGGTACCAACGTCAAGGCCCGGCTGGATTCGGTGGTGATCATGCGGCGCAACGGCAATCAGGTGAAAGCGGTGCGCTACGACGTCGAAAAAGCCCTGTCCGGCGATGCTCCGCAAATCGCTTACCTGCAACCGGACGACATGCTCTACGTGCCAAAAACCAAACTGGCCAGCGCCGGCGAACTCGCCCGCCAACTGGCTGATGTGGTGCTGTTCCAGGGCGTCGGTTTCAGCTTCGGCTACCGCGTCGACAACAAAGACAGTGACAACTAA
- a CDS encoding GumC family protein: protein MNPKENYLHEFFRIFFANKQLVKRVFLTFAVIALLLPLLLKQSFDITAQVIVQSKKLSQGDATTSLTVDNATFIPPSLADMETESNILRSPALIRQTISELRDNGEYSPPPGVFAKLLGEPFKRYVSTPLREYVINPLRNGLGMETDPVRDTTLDALTQQAVDSLKIETLPGSNVISITYSFPDPRQGTTFVSALLQNYLVSRQALQSIDLPQSFYETKKHQYQVRLDGLEGNRQALLENVGAADPKEEITFRLNAINTEEQALNLYQDRLLQSQRWLEYLKTALAAASSSKLNDYTFPYTFTTTVDNVAFEDREIKQMGEQLTSQVSRYMNDLAVFQPGSEPMLLTREQIARTRQQFLKVVSNRIQERTADLAVVKQVIEQKTARIAEFKNRIRDLQQTQSKLRQMDTEIDALHAAFSTYAQRFAESSTTRSLNDDLSNARVLSPPFEPTEAAFPKPLLIIPFGLFTGLLLAIAFVYVREFFDHRFKHPAQISHELGLPVLLVLNEETSQPGNPHKNWTMPSLVHWVRN from the coding sequence ATGAACCCAAAGGAAAACTACCTGCATGAGTTCTTCAGGATCTTCTTCGCCAACAAGCAACTGGTGAAGCGCGTGTTCCTGACCTTTGCAGTCATCGCCCTGCTCCTGCCGCTGCTGCTCAAACAGAGCTTCGACATCACCGCGCAGGTCATCGTACAGTCGAAAAAACTCTCTCAGGGTGACGCCACCACGTCGCTCACGGTGGACAATGCCACCTTCATTCCACCGTCACTGGCGGACATGGAAACCGAGAGCAACATCCTCCGCTCGCCAGCGCTGATCCGTCAGACCATCAGCGAACTGCGCGACAACGGTGAATACAGCCCGCCACCTGGGGTGTTCGCCAAGTTGCTCGGCGAACCGTTCAAGCGCTACGTCTCGACACCGCTGCGCGAGTACGTGATCAACCCGCTGCGCAACGGGCTCGGCATGGAAACCGATCCGGTGCGGGACACCACCCTCGACGCCCTGACCCAGCAAGCCGTCGACAGCCTGAAAATCGAAACCCTGCCCGGCTCCAACGTGATCTCCATCACCTACAGCTTCCCGGATCCGCGCCAAGGCACGACGTTCGTCAGCGCCCTGCTGCAGAACTATCTGGTCAGCCGTCAGGCGTTGCAATCGATCGATTTGCCGCAGTCGTTCTACGAGACCAAAAAGCACCAGTATCAGGTGCGTCTCGATGGTCTGGAAGGTAACCGCCAAGCGCTGCTGGAAAATGTCGGCGCGGCGGATCCGAAGGAAGAAATCACCTTCCGCCTCAATGCAATCAACACTGAAGAACAGGCGCTGAACCTGTATCAGGATCGCCTGCTGCAAAGCCAGCGCTGGCTCGAATATCTGAAAACCGCGCTCGCCGCCGCCAGCAGCAGCAAACTCAACGACTACACCTTTCCCTACACCTTCACCACCACCGTCGACAACGTGGCGTTCGAGGACCGGGAAATCAAACAGATGGGCGAGCAACTGACCAGTCAGGTCAGCCGCTACATGAACGATCTGGCGGTGTTCCAGCCCGGCAGCGAACCGATGCTGCTGACTCGCGAACAGATCGCCCGCACCCGTCAGCAGTTTCTCAAAGTGGTGAGCAACCGCATCCAGGAACGCACCGCCGACCTGGCCGTGGTCAAGCAGGTGATCGAGCAGAAAACCGCGCGCATCGCCGAGTTCAAGAACCGCATCCGCGACCTGCAACAGACCCAGAGCAAACTGCGTCAGATGGACACCGAGATCGATGCGCTGCACGCAGCGTTTTCGACCTATGCCCAGCGCTTTGCCGAAAGCAGCACCACGCGCTCGCTCAACGATGACCTGTCCAACGCCCGGGTACTCAGCCCACCGTTCGAACCGACCGAGGCGGCGTTCCCGAAACCGCTGCTGATCATTCCGTTCGGGCTGTTCACCGGCCTGCTGCTGGCGATCGCCTTCGTCTACGTGCGTGAGTTCTTTGATCACCGCTTCAAGCATCCGGCGCAAATCAGCCACGAGCTGGGCCTTCCGGTCCTGTTGGTGCTCAACGAAGAAACGTCGCAGCCGGGCAATCCGCACAAGAACTGGACCATGCCGAGCCTGGTTCACTGGGTGCGCAATTGA
- a CDS encoding glycosyltransferase family 4 protein — MNAVSTPIVALPIIHLLSSGGFYGAERMLLDHCLATPGQHQVLFLDAPPELIARFREAGVDARGCAGLGELLRHLRQRRGDKPLLNTHNFKGLLFGWVGATLLRLPLVITQHGFTPRSRKQKFYTWLSLQLCRTASVKRVVCVAQSIATLHLQACVRAEKLQVIPNGLPAAPAMQPVADRQRWLVGYVGRLSSEKGPDLFLDALIGLCHQHPQLDAVMLGDGPEREALQARIDAAGLQPRIRLPGYQTAMQGWWQQLDALVISSRTEGTPMILLEAMQAGVPVVAFAVGGIPDVLQDRHNGLLAAPTDTAALARQLDTLLAEPKLAAQLRDNARRTQQERYDLKALAERWSQLYIHTARETRA; from the coding sequence TTGAACGCGGTGTCCACCCCAATCGTCGCCCTGCCGATCATTCATTTGCTCAGCAGCGGCGGCTTCTACGGGGCCGAGCGGATGTTGCTGGATCATTGCCTGGCAACGCCGGGACAGCACCAGGTGCTGTTCCTCGATGCGCCACCAGAACTGATCGCGCGCTTTCGTGAAGCCGGGGTGGACGCCCGTGGTTGTGCCGGGCTGGGGGAGCTGTTGCGGCACTTGCGTCAGCGCCGGGGCGACAAGCCGTTGCTCAACACCCACAACTTCAAAGGGCTGCTGTTCGGCTGGGTCGGCGCCACGCTGTTGCGCCTGCCGCTGGTGATCACTCAGCACGGCTTCACGCCGCGCAGTCGCAAGCAGAAGTTCTACACCTGGTTGAGCCTGCAACTGTGCCGCACGGCGTCGGTGAAACGGGTGGTCTGCGTGGCGCAAAGCATCGCCACGCTGCACCTCCAGGCCTGCGTGCGTGCGGAGAAGTTGCAGGTGATACCCAACGGTTTGCCAGCCGCGCCGGCGATGCAGCCGGTGGCAGACCGGCAACGCTGGCTGGTCGGGTACGTCGGTCGTTTGAGCAGTGAAAAAGGCCCGGACCTGTTTCTCGATGCGCTGATCGGCCTGTGTCACCAGCATCCGCAACTGGACGCGGTGATGCTCGGTGACGGCCCGGAACGCGAGGCCTTGCAGGCGCGCATCGATGCTGCCGGTTTGCAGCCGCGGATTCGCCTGCCGGGCTATCAGACGGCAATGCAAGGCTGGTGGCAGCAACTCGATGCGCTGGTGATCAGCTCGCGCACCGAGGGCACGCCGATGATTCTGCTCGAAGCGATGCAGGCCGGGGTGCCGGTGGTGGCGTTCGCGGTCGGCGGTATTCCCGATGTCCTGCAGGACCGCCACAACGGCCTGCTCGCGGCGCCGACGGATACCGCCGCCCTCGCCCGCCAGCTCGACACACTGCTGGCCGAACCGAAACTGGCAGCGCAGTTGCGCGACAACGCCAGACGTACACAACAGGAACGCTACGACCTCAAGGCTTTGGCCGAACGCTGGTCGCAGCTGTACATCCACACGGCACGGGAGACACGCGCATGA
- a CDS encoding O-antigen ligase family protein has translation MIFPLSIVSLFALVSLGLLASPWPYLAPGAVIGLVGFTVLYRKPTWGLLGIAALVPFEGFFKDSSVSGSKLLGASLAVIVMLQLALHQIPSQRLRSNLWHCLIGFMVVYFLSLLNTDDMGMSLGHLRELSVGLVLFVITLLIGRELNLDLFARLVTLAVTATCAMAMFSAKFQDQGRAAGLLEDPNAFAMLIAFAIPLGLLLVIRSPNLLHRLFWGACCLLLLGGMTKTESRSGLVVLALSLLIGIWHYRAQLTHIRPRHLGFVMLGAAIVIPLAIYAMPAGYLARIQSLSILSAGSKAQDESLGRRASYIVVGSQMIREHPVLGSGPGTFPLHYATTGYAKAFSANRKIGDLYRRAHNTYLEIFSELGVPAGLFFVGMLGLGLYNLIRARAAWMLRGDGHRADMMTHLGVSFLSLTLFLMFLSAPNQKYVWIMLALTSVLRVKAEQAPLTTETQA, from the coding sequence ATGATTTTCCCGCTCTCGATCGTCAGTCTGTTTGCTCTGGTCAGCTTGGGTTTGCTGGCCAGTCCCTGGCCTTATCTGGCTCCGGGAGCGGTGATTGGCCTGGTCGGTTTTACCGTCCTGTACCGCAAGCCGACCTGGGGCCTGCTCGGCATTGCCGCGCTGGTGCCGTTCGAAGGTTTCTTCAAGGACAGCTCGGTGTCGGGGAGCAAGTTGCTCGGCGCCTCGCTGGCAGTGATCGTGATGCTGCAATTGGCGCTGCACCAGATTCCGTCGCAGCGCCTGCGCAGCAATCTGTGGCACTGCCTGATCGGCTTCATGGTTGTGTATTTTCTCAGCCTGCTCAATACCGATGACATGGGCATGTCGCTGGGACACCTGCGCGAACTCAGCGTTGGTCTGGTGCTGTTTGTCATTACGTTGTTGATTGGCCGCGAACTGAACCTCGACCTGTTCGCCCGGCTGGTGACCCTCGCCGTCACCGCGACCTGCGCCATGGCGATGTTCTCGGCGAAGTTCCAGGATCAGGGGCGCGCCGCCGGCCTGCTCGAAGACCCCAACGCCTTCGCCATGCTCATCGCCTTCGCCATTCCTCTCGGACTGCTGCTGGTGATCCGCAGCCCGAACCTGCTGCACCGCCTGTTCTGGGGCGCCTGCTGCCTGCTGTTGCTGGGTGGCATGACCAAGACCGAATCACGCTCAGGCCTGGTGGTATTGGCGTTGAGCCTGCTCATCGGCATCTGGCACTACCGCGCGCAACTGACCCACATTCGTCCACGGCACCTGGGGTTCGTCATGCTCGGTGCGGCCATCGTGATTCCGCTGGCGATCTACGCCATGCCGGCCGGTTACCTGGCGCGGATCCAGTCATTGAGCATCCTCAGCGCCGGCTCCAAGGCGCAGGACGAATCCCTCGGGCGCCGTGCTTCCTACATCGTCGTCGGCAGCCAGATGATCCGCGAGCACCCGGTGCTCGGCTCCGGCCCCGGCACCTTCCCGTTGCATTACGCGACCACCGGTTACGCCAAGGCGTTTTCCGCCAACCGCAAGATCGGCGACCTGTACCGCCGCGCCCACAACACCTATCTGGAAATCTTCAGCGAACTGGGCGTGCCCGCCGGGCTGTTCTTCGTCGGCATGCTCGGGCTCGGTCTGTACAACCTGATCCGCGCGCGGGCGGCGTGGATGCTGCGCGGTGATGGACACAGGGCAGACATGATGACCCATTTGGGTGTGAGCTTTCTGTCGCTGACCCTGTTCCTGATGTTCCTCAGCGCGCCGAACCAGAAGTACGTGTGGATCATGCTGGCGCTGACCAGCGTGCTGCGCGTCAAGGCCGAGCAGGCGCCACTGACTACGGAGACGCAGGCATGA
- a CDS encoding glycosyltransferase: MKRISIVIPMYNEARHIGRTLLAAQKAAHAANVECELIVVDNGSNDQGPHIARQFGATVLSLPGLLIGALRNRGTAIASGEWLAFIDADVEMPETWLQPTFDIEASGQADVFGLDLHTPAEAPWFATAWQRRTSQPSHRASHSVDWLPSSNLLMRRAWFDKVGGFNEALRTGEDKEFTLRLHEQGARLLSVNDLVALHWGYEMNWREWMGKEMWRQGSHLQLLRTHGMSLRLLRFPMLSLFVWLLDFLAISALLDGFPHHAALMVTLTLMPGLVLSVRQSIKHRDPVFTLQLWGLHWLRLHLAGAAFILSLCQWNARRPARG, from the coding sequence ATGAAGCGGATCAGCATCGTCATTCCGATGTACAACGAGGCGCGGCACATTGGCCGAACCCTGCTCGCAGCACAAAAAGCCGCACACGCGGCCAATGTCGAGTGCGAGCTGATCGTGGTCGACAACGGTTCGAACGACCAGGGCCCGCACATTGCCCGGCAGTTCGGCGCAACCGTGCTCAGTTTGCCGGGGCTGTTGATCGGTGCGCTGCGTAATCGCGGCACGGCGATCGCCAGCGGCGAATGGCTGGCCTTCATCGACGCCGACGTAGAAATGCCGGAAACCTGGCTGCAGCCAACGTTCGACATCGAGGCCAGTGGCCAGGCCGATGTGTTCGGCCTGGACCTGCACACGCCGGCCGAGGCGCCATGGTTCGCCACGGCCTGGCAGCGCCGCACTTCGCAGCCGTCGCACCGCGCCAGCCACAGCGTCGATTGGCTGCCCAGTTCCAACCTGCTGATGCGTCGCGCATGGTTCGACAAGGTCGGCGGTTTCAACGAGGCCCTGCGCACTGGCGAAGACAAGGAATTCACCCTGCGCTTGCACGAACAGGGCGCGCGCCTGCTGTCGGTCAACGACCTCGTCGCGCTGCATTGGGGTTACGAGATGAACTGGCGCGAATGGATGGGCAAAGAAATGTGGCGTCAGGGTAGCCATCTGCAACTGCTGCGCACCCATGGCATGAGCCTGCGCCTGCTGCGCTTCCCGATGCTGTCGTTGTTCGTCTGGCTGCTGGACTTTCTGGCGATCTCGGCGCTGCTCGACGGTTTTCCGCACCACGCGGCGCTAATGGTGACGCTGACCCTGATGCCGGGTCTGGTACTGAGCGTTCGCCAGAGTATCAAGCACCGTGATCCGGTCTTTACCCTGCAACTGTGGGGCCTGCACTGGCTGCGCCTGCATCTGGCCGGCGCCGCTTTCATCCTGAGTCTGTGTCAGTGGAACGCAAGGAGGCCTGCCCGTGGCTGA
- a CDS encoding glycosyltransferase family 2 protein, with protein MAEFIFWMCLLLPVYAYVGYPLLLTILAPLFPAWRHTPAPPLNVSIVIAAHNEARHIEHKLRTLLAQDYQPATLQIILASDGSTDDTVACAHKVIDPRITVLDLPRQGKAATLNAGAALSSGDILVFTDADNQWSRDTLGHLLAPLSDPQVGACAGHMVIPVTGGGLSIGDSLYRHYEGWLRRVENRTGCMVSADGALLALRRELFQNVPAEVNDDFFISTCAPVAGKRIVYVPEAQVIDHGVDEADKQFRRRQRVTVGGLQSLAQRRELLNPLKHGLYSLALISHKLIRRLAPVLLLPLLLSNCWLWEEHGFYRLSLIAQLFGYSVAIAGLLDGQHRLPKPFRLAAFLLVTLAGMSLGLWQFLRGQRYAQWNPEQNR; from the coding sequence GTGGCTGAATTCATTTTCTGGATGTGCCTGTTGCTGCCGGTCTACGCCTACGTCGGCTACCCGCTGTTGCTGACGATCCTCGCGCCGCTGTTTCCGGCGTGGCGACACACGCCGGCACCGCCGCTGAACGTCAGCATCGTCATCGCTGCGCACAACGAGGCGCGGCATATCGAGCACAAGTTGCGCACGCTGCTGGCCCAGGATTATCAACCGGCGACGCTGCAGATCATCCTCGCCAGCGACGGCTCGACGGACGACACCGTGGCCTGCGCGCACAAAGTGATTGATCCGCGCATCACCGTCCTCGACCTGCCGCGTCAGGGCAAAGCCGCCACGTTGAATGCCGGCGCGGCCCTGAGCAGCGGCGACATTCTGGTGTTCACCGATGCCGACAACCAATGGTCGCGCGATACCCTCGGCCACTTGCTCGCGCCGCTGAGCGATCCGCAGGTCGGCGCCTGCGCCGGGCACATGGTGATACCAGTCACCGGTGGCGGCCTGAGCATCGGCGACAGTCTGTATCGGCATTACGAAGGCTGGTTGCGCCGGGTCGAGAATCGCACCGGCTGCATGGTCTCCGCCGACGGCGCCCTGCTCGCCTTGCGCCGCGAACTGTTCCAGAACGTGCCGGCCGAAGTCAACGACGACTTCTTTATCAGCACCTGCGCACCGGTGGCCGGCAAGCGCATCGTCTACGTGCCCGAAGCGCAAGTGATCGACCATGGCGTCGACGAGGCGGACAAACAGTTTCGCCGCCGGCAGCGCGTCACCGTCGGCGGCCTGCAAAGCCTGGCCCAGCGCCGCGAGCTGCTCAATCCGCTCAAGCATGGCCTGTATTCCCTGGCGTTGATCAGCCACAAACTGATCCGCCGCCTGGCGCCGGTGCTGCTGCTGCCGTTGCTGCTGAGCAATTGCTGGCTGTGGGAAGAACACGGCTTCTATCGCCTGAGCCTGATCGCGCAACTGTTCGGCTACAGCGTGGCGATTGCCGGGCTGCTGGATGGGCAACACCGCTTGCCGAAACCGTTCCGCCTCGCCGCGTTTCTGCTGGTCACCCTCGCCGGGATGAGTCTTGGCCTGTGGCAGTTCCTGCGTGGCCAGCGGTATGCCCAGTGGAATCCGGAACAGAACCGTTAA